The Fusarium poae strain DAOMC 252244 chromosome 2, whole genome shotgun sequence nucleotide sequence TCGGCACAAACCATCTTGAGGTTACCAGTGCCACCGCCGATGGCGACGACGATGTTCCCACCACCAAGAACGCTGATCGCGACTCCGACGAGATCACCCAGGAGGAGAAGCCCCGCGCCCGTATCCTGGCTGAGTACCTCGCCCACGGCTACGTTGTAGGTGATGCCGCCATCCAGCGAGCTCTTGATCTCGATGCCACCCACGGTGTCACCAACCGCTTCTTCTCTACCCTCAAGGGTCTCGACGAGAAGTACCACGCCACCGACCGGGCCAAGGCCACCGATGAGAGCTACGGAATCTCCCAACGTGCCAACAGCCTGTGGCTCGGCTTGAGCTCTTACTTTGAGAAGGCTTCCAACACACCCACCGGCAAGAAGATTGCCGATTTCTACACCGAGGGCAGCCGACAGGTCCAAGAGGTTCACGCTGAGGCTCGTCGTCTTGCTGatctcaagaaggaggagcacGGTGGAAGCGCCTACAAGGCTGCTGGTCTTGAGAAGGTCTTTGGCAAGGAGAAGACTTCTGGTACTGCCGCTCCTGAGGCTGGTCACGGTGCTCTGGGAACATCAGTTCCTGCTGCCTCTGCAGACAACGGTCCCAATGTTAGCGCTCCCGAATCTGGTGAGAAGCACTAAACGATCAAAAATGGAGGAAAGGTTAATCAAGGTGGATGTTCTTTTGTAGCCCTGATGAGATAGTA carries:
- a CDS encoding hypothetical protein (BUSCO:45160at5125), which translates into the protein MSANSTINVKNIAPATSDGEIKDFFSFCGKIQDLKVTQEGETKSAEVIFEKETAKKTALLLNNTQLGTNHLEVTSATADGDDDVPTTKNADRDSDEITQEEKPRARILAEYLAHGYVVGDAAIQRALDLDATHGVTNRFFSTLKGLDEKYHATDRAKATDESYGISQRANSLWLGLSSYFEKASNTPTGKKIADFYTEGSRQVQEVHAEARRLADLKKEEHGGSAYKAAGLEKVFGKEKTSGTAAPEAGHGALGTSVPAASADNGPNVSAPESGEKH